In Flavobacterium enshiense, the genomic stretch TGCCAAACTCAACATCGATTCCATTATAGTTGCTGAAGAGATTGATTCGGAAACCCTTGTGATGGAACCTTCCAAATCCGAAATGGAATTGCGCAAGGAAGTCGAATCCAAAAACAAAAAGAACTAATGGAGTGGACAACCAATTTATTGCAAATGCCTCTGTTGTGCGGCATTATTTTTATGATAGCCGGGTTGGTATTGTATGTTTTTCCGCCAAAAAAAATAAATTCAATTTACGGTTATAGGACGTCAGGCTCTATGAAATCGATCGAACGATGGCATTTTGCCCAACGTTTTTCAGCTTTAAAAATGATGCAGGGAAGTGTTTTTTTACTGCTTTCCTCTTTTTTGGGATTGCTTTTAAAACTGGATGGGAAAGCAGCGCTGATACCGGGAATATTGTTTCCGTTACTCGTGGTGTTTTTTATTCTTTTTACAACTGAAAGCGCCCTTAAAAATAAATTCCCAAATACTTAATCAATGTCATTAAAAGCTTTCATTGCCAAACAGTTTGCGGCAGTCATTCATCATAAAACCCAAAAATGGGCCAGCAACCCGGTGGCAACGCAGCAGCGTGTTTTCGAATGTTTGATAGCCGAAGCGAAAAACACTCGGTTTGGGAAAGACCATCATTTTGTTCACATAAAAACCTTTGCGGATTTTGCTCAAAAAGTGCCCGTTCGCGATTATGAAGCGTTGCGGCCTTATGTTGATCGTGTAGTAAAAGGCGAAGAGAACATTCTCTGGAAAGGCAAACCAATTTACTTCGCCAAGACTTCCGGAACGACTTCGGGAGCCAAATACATTCCGCTTACCAAGGAGTCGATGCCATTTCATATCGAAGCAGCCCGAAATGCGATTTTGAGTTACATACACGAAACCGGAAATGCTGATTTTGTCGATGGAAAAATGATTTTCCTTCAGGGAAGTCCAATTCTGGAAGAGAAAAACGGAATTAAACTAGGCCGTCTCTCGGGAATAGTAGCGCATTACGTTCCGAAGTATCTGCAGAAAAACCGCATGCCCAGCTGGGAAACCAATTGCATAGAGGATTGGGAGACAAAAGTCGATGCCATAGTGGAAGAAACTTTCCATGAAAACATGGCAGTTATCTCCGGAATTCCATCATGGGTGCAGATGTATTTCGAGAAATTGAAGGCCAGAGCTAACAAGCCGGTCGGGGAACTGTTCAAAAACTTCAATCTGTTTATTTATGGCGGAGTGAATTATGAACCGTACCGCGCCAAATTTGAAAGTCTTATCGGAAGGAAAGTTGACTCCATCGAATTGTTTCCGGCCTCCGAAGGTTTTTTTGCCTATCAGGATTCCCAAAAGGAAAAAGGCATGTTGTTGTTGTTGAATTCCGGAATTTTCTATGAATTCATCAAATCCGAAGAGTTTTTTACCGAAAACCCGAAACGCTACACCATCGGCGAAGTGG encodes the following:
- a CDS encoding SdpI family protein, translating into MEWTTNLLQMPLLCGIIFMIAGLVLYVFPPKKINSIYGYRTSGSMKSIERWHFAQRFSALKMMQGSVFLLLSSFLGLLLKLDGKAALIPGILFPLLVVFFILFTTESALKNKFPNT
- a CDS encoding GH3 auxin-responsive promoter family protein, whose protein sequence is MSLKAFIAKQFAAVIHHKTQKWASNPVATQQRVFECLIAEAKNTRFGKDHHFVHIKTFADFAQKVPVRDYEALRPYVDRVVKGEENILWKGKPIYFAKTSGTTSGAKYIPLTKESMPFHIEAARNAILSYIHETGNADFVDGKMIFLQGSPILEEKNGIKLGRLSGIVAHYVPKYLQKNRMPSWETNCIEDWETKVDAIVEETFHENMAVISGIPSWVQMYFEKLKARANKPVGELFKNFNLFIYGGVNYEPYRAKFESLIGRKVDSIELFPASEGFFAYQDSQKEKGMLLLLNSGIFYEFIKSEEFFTENPKRYTIGEVELGINYVLILSSNAGLWAYNIGDTIQFTSLKPYRIIVSGRIKHYISAFGEHVIGKEVEAALQQAMEGTEVHINEFTVAPQVSPTDGLPYHEWFIEFENEPDNHDEFALRIDQAMRKQNVYYDDLIAGHVLRTLVITKVPKNGFQEYMKSIGKLGGQNKLPRLCNDRKIVDELTKK